From the genome of Oceanococcus atlanticus:
ACACAGCCGCTCGCCTCAGATTCATAAGCATTTCGCCCACAACAGCGGGCGCGAGATCCAGTTTGATCTGATCGAATGCAGCAGCGACGAGGTCGACACCACGGTCAAGGCGTTTTTCGCTGCCGGGGGGCATGGCATGAACGTGACCCTGCCGCACAAGGCCACGGTGATGGGCAGTTGCGCCGCGCTGAGCCATGAAGCCGAGCTGGCCGGGGCGGTCAATACGCTGGTGCCTGATGCGCAGGGATTGCGCGGCGAGAATACGGACGGGCGCGGCATGGTGCGCGACCTCAAGCGTCTGGGCATCGCCCTCAAGGGCAAGCGTATCGCCGTGATCGGCGCCGGCGGAGCCGCACGCGGTGTGCTCAAGCCACTGCTGGATGAACAGCCCAGCGAACTGGTCTGGGCCAACCGCAATCCGCTCAAGCTGGAAGGCCGCGAGCAAGCTTATTTGGCGCACGGCCCGCTGGTCTGCCGGGCCAATCTGGCCCTTAAGGGCGACCGTTTCGACCTGCTGATCAACGCCACCGCAGCGGGCCACCATGGCCAGGCTCCACGCCTGCCGCAGCAGTTGTTCGCAGCTGGCGGCGTGGCGTACGACCTGAGCTACGGGCCGGCCGCGCAACCGTTTCTGGACTGGGCCACAGCGCAAGGTGCGGCGGCGGTCCATCCGGGCATCGGCATGTTGATCGAACAGGCGGCACTGGCCTGGCAGCATTGGACCGGTGAGTTGCCCGACACCACAGCCCTGCATCAGGACATGGCTGCGGCCTGAGCGGCCGGCTTATTTGCCGCTGGCGGCCTTGCGCTGGGCATCGACCTCGCGCGAGCCGGGCACCATCAGGGCGGCGGCCAGAATACCCAGTTCGTAGAGCGCGTAGACCGGCAGCGCCAGTAAGGTTTGCGAGAACATGTCTGGCGGGGTCAGCACCATGCCGACGGTGAACGCACCGACCAGCACGTAGGCGCGTTTCTCGCGCAAGGCCCCCGGCGTGGTGAAACCCATGCGCACCATCAGGACGATGGCAACCGGCACTTCAAAGGCGGCGCCAAAGGCCAAGAACATGGTGATCACGAAATCCAGGTATCGCCCGATGTCGGTCATCACGGCCACCCCTTCGGGCGCGGCGGCCACAAAGAAGCCAAAAATCAGCGGAAAGACCACAAAATAGGCGAACGCCATGCCGGTGTAGAACAGCAGGGTGCTGGAGGCCACCAGCGGCAGGGCGAAGCGGCGTTCGTGCTGATACAGCCCGGGCGCGACAAAAGCCCAGATCTGATACAGCGACCACGGCATGGACACCACGATGGCGAGCAGCAGGGTCAGCTTGAACGGGGTCAGAAATGGCGAGGCCACTTCGGTCGCAATCATGCTGG
Proteins encoded in this window:
- the aroE gene encoding shikimate dehydrogenase, whose amino-acid sequence is MKLALIGQPVAHSRSPQIHKHFAHNSGREIQFDLIECSSDEVDTTVKAFFAAGGHGMNVTLPHKATVMGSCAALSHEAELAGAVNTLVPDAQGLRGENTDGRGMVRDLKRLGIALKGKRIAVIGAGGAARGVLKPLLDEQPSELVWANRNPLKLEGREQAYLAHGPLVCRANLALKGDRFDLLINATAAGHHGQAPRLPQQLFAAGGVAYDLSYGPAAQPFLDWATAQGAAAVHPGIGMLIEQAALAWQHWTGELPDTTALHQDMAAA